From the Parus major isolate Abel chromosome 1A, Parus_major1.1, whole genome shotgun sequence genome, the window ctctttcactgcTTTCTACTGTTCCAAGAGTTGGAGAGTGGATCAACTGATGTTTTGTCCATCTCTGCTGCCCATGATATTGGATCCAGTCAAACTCTCAGGTGTTAAAAGGCAAGGTAATTCTCTCTGAGACTGCTGGCCTTGAAGATTCATCCCAAAGGAAAAGCCTTATATTGACGTGTGACTTCAGTGTCCAGTGAGGCAAGGACTGCTAGGGCTAGACCAAAGAGGGAAATGTTTGCCTCTGATTTCACCAAGATGCTGTCCTTTGGGATACAAGAGCAGCCTAGGGTCAGCACCACAGTGAGAGCCTTCAAAGATGAAGTTCTGGGTTACTTGTCACTCCTGAAGCAATGAAGTAGGAGATGAAAGAGAGCAGCAGGGTTGTATTCCTCCTCTGATAGCTGGCAGGTTGGCATTGCAGCAGAAGCCAGCTGGAGAGGGGGGGACTGAGTGGGACAGGAATGTTTGAAGCTTCATGCTCAGAGTCTACATCGGCAAAGCTGACAGAAGAGTTTGGGCTGGTTGTATCCAGACAGAGTATGATGAGAGGAAAGAGAGCAGATcagaggaaaaatcagaaaaacaaatatttatatttgggATCAACACACACCTCTGCCTTTGGGCCCCTGGCAGCCTGTGAAATTCCTTCCACTTGCCTAGGCCAGCTTTTCTGAGTGTGGAGTGCTAGTGACATGTTTGCCTCTGGATTATGTCCCCCAGCCCTGAACTAAGACAGGAAGGGGGGATGCCCCTTCCTTCCCAAAACCTAATCTGCTAATAGAGGATGTTCTGTAATAGATACAAGAAGAATGTGTACCAGCTAGCTGTCACCTTGCCCAGGCTCTTTCATGGGCTCCCtcctttgctctgttttcataATAAACATTCTACTGCTAATTTTGCAGTCAGCCCAGGATCTCCAGCTACCCTCAGTGAGAAGAGAGCAAAACACAGTGAGAAAGACAGAGTGAGAGATTCCTCCCCGCACTGGCACAATGCGCACTCTCGTCATCCTCACGCTCCTGGCTGTCTTGGTGATGGCTGCCACTTGCTACGGTAGGTGACCTTTATTACTGGATAGAATGAAAACTCCAAACCTACAGACATTTATGGGTCTGTTCAAATGTTTGTTATTTTACTTTGTGTCTTCTTTTCCCTTAACTTGATCTCTTGCCTGCTTTCCTGCCCCTGAGTCAGATCTTCCTAGTCCTGATCCAGAGCTGTTATCTCATCATCAGAATTCACGGTTCAGGATGTTTCAACCCCTTCCTCTCTGTTCCAGCTCACCTCACAGACTGCTCctctttttgtcccttttttagTCTGGACTATGATAAGAGTGCTGATTCTTAATTATTCCTTACTAATTGGAAgatttgcctttttccttttgtaataTCATCCCCTTTTTCCTGTGAGGCACACAGTTCCATATTGGTGAGATTAAGATGCTGCTTCATGCAAGAGTCAAGTGCACTTCACTGTGCTAATCCATTCTGTAAGAACACATGCAAGCTTTGAAGGCAAATTGGTATCCTATCCACTGTAGTGTCAGGAGTTAGAAGGTGAGGAACTATGCTGGAGAATCAGGCTGGATGACCAAGCATGAGTTTGGAAGCAATGAGTAAATCACCAGGTAGCTCTGTATTAAACTCCTGAGTCCTTTAAACTCCTCATTTTAATTCTAGGTCACACCATTGacccctttctcttcctttcaaacATGTACCTTAAAACCTGGCTTCTCCGATTTCTATGTGTGTTCTATTGATCTGAATATGAAATACTGAATCCCATCAATACAGTGTCATAATACatgtttcattctttctttccacagaGTCCCATGAGAGCATGGAGTCCCATGAGTATCTCAGTAAGAGATTGCTTTACTATTTTATTGAATTTGAAAAGTGCTACAGACATGTCTAAGATCATTTACTTGTACTTCTACTAGGGATAAAATAGATAGAACCACTGAGCccagggaaaattaatttactgaGTGTTGGAGCTTCAGAATGAAAAGGGAAGAGTTAAAAGAAGACTTCACGTGTTTTGGCACAAGCTCATACTTCCATTTTGCATAGAATATAATAagaattggaaaagaaaatttgagaaCAGAGCTCAGGTCTCTATTATGTGTACCAAAACCAGGTTAGCTGAcactaaaaaaataagattGCTCAAAAATCTCTGGGATGAGCATGGAAAGATATACTGTAGAAGCCACATACAGAATTTATTCTCCCCCGAGAACAAGGAGAGCCTTTCTCTAAGCACCTTGGAAGCAGGCAGGGTATGTGAATAGGAGGGGTCCTCTGTCTGGAAGAGGGAGAGTGTCATAGGGAAGGCATGAAAAGGGTGGAGAGTCTCTCTTTGGAACAAGCAATATCGTGGAGAGGTTAGAAAACAGGTGATTTGGTactaaaaagaaattaggaCATCTGGAAgaagaacaaagcaaataatcagcagcacaaaggcaCATGTAGAAGCCAATATCAATGACATCCACAGACTCCTGAACTCTGCAATAGGACTGTAATGATTCTCAAAAAAGTCAGAAGGGACTTTCAGGTCCCTCAGTCCAAAACTGCCACACAGACTTCTCAATGACTGTCTAACCCTGGATGCAGAGAGACTTACTCAGGCCCTTCCTGTGAGCAATTGCACAATTTTGTAGCTCTTCTGAGAGTGCTCAGATGTCCCATGGTCTGTGTAGCCTGGTGCCAGCCTCTTTTGGGCCTCTCCACTCACTCAGAGTGCTGGGGCAGCAAAATCACAGTAGCATTCCCTTGGGTGATTTGAGTAAGAGCAGAGCAAGAGAAAGCCTGCACATGAACCAGCcgggggacaggagggaatATTAAAAGGTCCTGGATTTCATTGTACATGGGAGGGCAGACAAGGAGGCTGTTATAAAGGAGGAAACTAGCTTTTGTTGAAATCTGACATTGAAAAAATGCCATTCTGAATAACCCCTTGCCTTCTCAGATCCCTTCCTCAACAGGCGAAGGGCCAGTGACTTCATACAGGCTGACACAAGACTAAGAGCCATCACTCAGGAGAGGTATGTCATGGCCTCAGGACGCTGAGCTTGAGAGTGGGAAGGGATTCTTCCTTGCCAAGCACAGGCTGGTACCAGGGGTGGCAGCCACGGTGACCTGTAAGAAGTCTCAGTCCCACTTTTAATGTGATGTACCATTTAAATCCCCAAtcccaggaaaagcaagaaTTCAGATAACAGAGAGTGGGTCCTTTGATTAGGAGACATGTCACATGCTGAGAAGActgattaatttttctgaaggaagaaCCAACAGAAGGAGATAGAATGGGTGTGCGATGGTCAAAAAGAAAGCTCAGTTTGAGATCTCATTCTAGTCCTTAGATCTCATGCAGAACTTGCATGACCTTTTCTAAATCAAAGGGCCATCTGAAGGCCTTCTTGCctcatttataaaatatagaCATAACCAATTTCATGCCTTATTCAAGgcttgtaaaaataaagactgaagcacagaaataatcTCATAGCAAGGCATAAGGCAAACCTTCTCCTCAGGACCTTTGCAGAATAATTCAGGTCTTTTTTTCTATGCATATTTTTGGGAAAGAACAGAAGAGCTGAACAGAGCAGGCCAGGGAAGGCTGAAAAGGGAAGACTCTTCCTCAAGATAAGGCAGGAGCTGTTCTTCTCTCCCCACCACCTTACTTAGCTCCTCAATAAAAGGTTGCCTGAGGAGGCAAAACATTCCTGCTGTAGTCAGGTCACTCCCCAGGTGTGGTAAACACAGAAGCTGGTGTGCAAAGAACTCTGTAGCTGGATGACAGACTCTGCTGGTGGATCCTTAATCCCAGTGGGGAGTTTCTGGACAGGAAAGGGCTGTAGCCAGATATTTTAGATGACAGCACTTACCCCTCTTCTCTCCTTTACAGGATCAGGGAGCGTAGTAAGGCGCCCCAGGAGCATCAGAGGGAGCTCTGCGAGGACTACTACCCTTGTGAAATGTACGCTTTTCGCCACGGCTACGCTGCTGCTTACAAACACTAttttgggaggaggaggacTAAGTAAAGGATGACCTGTCCCCACCCTGGGGCCTGGAGTCCAGGGTATCCTCCCCAAAATCGCAATGGCTCTGAAACATACTCAGTTGCTTGTATCCCTGTATGTTatcctgcctgctgcttctctcccatGTAGCCATGGATTCCTATGCTGTGTTAATTAGCGCTGAGCTGATGTAGCAGAAATCACAGAGAGTTCAGGATGTGGGTGTTTACTACGAAATAAATCGCTGGTTTGATACTATCTTCTCATGACTCACAGTATTTTGGAAGGGGGGTATGCAATTTTCCATGAAGGAACTGAATTTATCATACATTCTGTTGCAGATTATGGGGAAAACCACCATTACCTTTCAAGCATATGGCTTTGGAAGAATCTATAATGTTCTTGCTCCAGGTTCTACAAGTGGCTTCTTTCAGAGGTCACTGGACAGTGTCAGCTCCCAGTCCTAAGACATCTAAAAACAGTGGGGCATTCAGAACGCAGATGCACTTTTTGAGGATCAAATATTTCCTCAGTCAGAGAATCAAAATCCAGAAGGCACCTATTTAATCTTGAAACAAAGTTAGGGTGAGAGTAGGTGACAGAAAAAGCCTGTcaattgctttttgtttatCCAGCTACCATCAGGTCCTGATGTTAGGTGCTCCTTTAGAAAGGAGCGTGTGGACCAAACTTaacctgtattttcttttgcaatcCCCTTTCAAAACCCTTCCACGTGAAACTAGGCTGGTAGCActtgaaagctgcagaaataaaagctggagaggggctcCTGGTggtaaataaacagaaaaaaagaaatccaatgTTTGGGGTCAGGCCCAACTTTTTTCAGGtagaacaatttaattttactgttcACTAATGGTTTGAAATCGAGATGTGGCTTGCCCCTGTGCAGAAGTTACTGAGCACCTTCTTCTACCTCTGAGGAGTGAGCATGGCTGCATTCTGCTCACCGTCACCAGGGCCTGTCCCCAGGCCAAAAAACACAAGTGCTGACATGTCCTGGAATTCAATGCTGCTCTGggcctggcagcagccacagcagctgggacaaCCCTTGGTACGATTTGTGTAGGAGACATAACATCTATCTCAGCTCAGCACAGATGGTTTCAACATTCACATCTCCAAGCTTACACAGGCACCTGCAAATTATAGAAGTTGGAAAGATTCATGGCATGCAATCAAAGTCTGTGATGTATAAAGTATCAAATCGTTGACTAAGCTGTGAAATTAAGCCTGGAGCCAAATCTACCTGGCCCATTAGAaacatgcattttcttccaaaacatgCTTCAAGGTTTTGCCAGCtttgaaactgaattttggaaagaaatgtgatttatttattgaaaacacTTCTGATAGGAAACTCCACCCTGACAGTTTTGTCTAGAGGAAAAAgtgagacagaaataatttaaggaaaaaacctgTACAGACCAGGTATATCCACACACACTGGTTCTCTGTGTTCTCAAGTAGGTGAATCTTGTGATCACCAACCGGAGCAAACTCACATATGCTAAAAtcaacagctctgcagtgtctgGGTTTGACTTGACACTGTGGCACCACCACAACAGAAGGCACAAGGTCTAGTGCTGTCTGGGTCTGTGTCCAGAAATATCCAGTGATTCCAATCCCCAGTTAACCAgtataaataatgaataatacCAGAgatttctgtgggattttgttAGCGTAAACAACAACCAAACAGATTTAAGAGACTACATGCTGGTTAGAAAGCTTGGGAAAAGATGGGAGGATAAATAAAGCTATTTGGGTTACTAGAATTGtacatttatattatttcaaatattcatcTGGAAGCATAAATTTCCTAGAATACCTATTATTTTTAgatgtttatttactttttaactGTTGTTCTTTTGCTGGATTAATATATATACAAGACCTTTTCCTGGACATCATTACTATATATATTCAGCTTTCCTGGACAGCAGAAAAGTTACCAGGGACAAAAgttggggtttattttaatCCTGAAAATTCTCTAAGATAAAAGACAGTGTTTCTAAAATTGAGAAAATCCCTAATGGCTCTGATTTTCCTTGGGAGCATCCTAAACTTTACTTC encodes:
- the MGP gene encoding matrix Gla protein, with protein sequence MRTLVILTLLAVLVMAATCYESHESMESHEYLNPFLNRRRASDFIQADTRLRAITQERIRERSKAPQEHQRELCEDYYPCEMYAFRHGYAAAYKHYFGRRRTK